From Caretta caretta isolate rCarCar2 chromosome 16, rCarCar1.hap1, whole genome shotgun sequence, the proteins below share one genomic window:
- the ZDHHC12 gene encoding palmitoyltransferase ZDHHC12 isoform X2, which produces MCREKNDLRKQEEHGELLQPLIFVLLVLCSVLLYFVVSLMDPGFVESDEEEKVGMNEEQRVMMPQFPSNVWLRRCGYCMLKQPMRAKHCQLCRHCVRRYDHHCPWIENCVGERNHPLFIVYLAVQLVVLLWAFHVAWSGLYFEQSWEWLQHNIFLLLSFVVIAIFTIVVMLLLVSHLYLVSCNTTTWEFMSHHRISYLRHCESDNPFDQGVILNLWRFFCACRLVTWEKIYFQEDRDPV; this is translated from the exons ATGTGCAGGGAGAAGAATG ATCTGCGAAAGCAGGAAGAGCATGGAGAGTTGCTGCAGCCACTGATATTTGTCTTACTAGTTCTATGCTCTGTCTTGCTGTACTTTGTAGTGTCTCTCATGGATCCAGGCTTTGTTGAGTCTGATGAGGAAGAGAAG GTAGGGATGAATGAAGAGCAAAGAGTAATGATGCCTCAATTTCCAAGCAATGTTTGGCTGCGGCGCTGTGGATACTGCATGCTGAAG CAACCAATGCGAGCCAAGCACTGCCAGCTGTGTCGGCACTGTGTACGTCGTTATGACCATCACTGTCCCTGGATTGAGAACTGCGTAGGAGAGAGGAATCATCCACTCTTTATAGTCTACCTGGCTGTACAGCTTGTGGTTCTCTTGTGGGCCTTTCATGTTGCGTG GTCAGGCCTTTACTTCGAACAATCTTGGGAGTGGCTGCAGCACAACATCTTCCTTCTCCTGTCCTTCGTTGTGATAGCCATATTCACCATTGTAGTGATGCTGCTGCTGGTTTCACACTTGTACTTGGTCTCATGTAACACAACCACCTGGGAGTTCATGTCACACCATCGCATCTCCTACCTCCGACACTGTGAGTCAGACAACCCCTTTGACCAAGGTGTCATTCTCAACCTCTGGAGATTCTTCTGTGCCTGCCGCCTCGTTACATGGGAGAAAATATACTTTCAGGAGGATAGGGACCCTGTTTAA
- the ZDHHC12 gene encoding palmitoyltransferase ZDHHC12 isoform X1, producing MGQGAVRGGGYLVRVAHTGISWGVALALFLHRTDLRKQEEHGELLQPLIFVLLVLCSVLLYFVVSLMDPGFVESDEEEKVGMNEEQRVMMPQFPSNVWLRRCGYCMLKQPMRAKHCQLCRHCVRRYDHHCPWIENCVGERNHPLFIVYLAVQLVVLLWAFHVAWSGLYFEQSWEWLQHNIFLLLSFVVIAIFTIVVMLLLVSHLYLVSCNTTTWEFMSHHRISYLRHCESDNPFDQGVILNLWRFFCACRLVTWEKIYFQEDRDPV from the exons atggggcagggggctgtacGGGGCGGCGGCTACCTGGTAAGGGTGGCGCACACGGGGATCAGCTGGGGCGTCGCTCTGGCCCTCTTCCTGCACCGCACAG ATCTGCGAAAGCAGGAAGAGCATGGAGAGTTGCTGCAGCCACTGATATTTGTCTTACTAGTTCTATGCTCTGTCTTGCTGTACTTTGTAGTGTCTCTCATGGATCCAGGCTTTGTTGAGTCTGATGAGGAAGAGAAG GTAGGGATGAATGAAGAGCAAAGAGTAATGATGCCTCAATTTCCAAGCAATGTTTGGCTGCGGCGCTGTGGATACTGCATGCTGAAG CAACCAATGCGAGCCAAGCACTGCCAGCTGTGTCGGCACTGTGTACGTCGTTATGACCATCACTGTCCCTGGATTGAGAACTGCGTAGGAGAGAGGAATCATCCACTCTTTATAGTCTACCTGGCTGTACAGCTTGTGGTTCTCTTGTGGGCCTTTCATGTTGCGTG GTCAGGCCTTTACTTCGAACAATCTTGGGAGTGGCTGCAGCACAACATCTTCCTTCTCCTGTCCTTCGTTGTGATAGCCATATTCACCATTGTAGTGATGCTGCTGCTGGTTTCACACTTGTACTTGGTCTCATGTAACACAACCACCTGGGAGTTCATGTCACACCATCGCATCTCCTACCTCCGACACTGTGAGTCAGACAACCCCTTTGACCAAGGTGTCATTCTCAACCTCTGGAGATTCTTCTGTGCCTGCCGCCTCGTTACATGGGAGAAAATATACTTTCAGGAGGATAGGGACCCTGTTTAA